Proteins co-encoded in one Neofelis nebulosa isolate mNeoNeb1 chromosome 2, mNeoNeb1.pri, whole genome shotgun sequence genomic window:
- the LOC131504308 gene encoding LOW QUALITY PROTEIN: cytoskeleton-associated protein 2-like (The sequence of the model RefSeq protein was modified relative to this genomic sequence to represent the inferred CDS: inserted 2 bases in 2 codons), with protein sequence MSTPAVPRELQLPPSQRAQPEFREXRRQKLKEHMLKRKTFFAYKEENHISSRDQKVMTSEGQVHEETKVLKFKTKMAGKENVSRPPRNKNNITMENNCIPLRPSNELTNSTIAIDTPNSEDNNQTGQLVPIKDDPPGQHMTLSQVFHLKNNNKKKQTMTEKPKQDANMSKKLVLGSYRGQIVQFKMNSFGKPLQVRDESSAAIKKLSTTVPKATEPLRTNSSSVTVKSDRASKVTTTTKLVSTTIQNRQLLRPPIRSHHDNAQDAVRPGIGRSSANVTIQKGPLEKEXQLNTVSSSAKTGSQDIERKKTLTRSVKSEIVARPVSIPNTKLIEKSKNVDPRRHTIAKTTIVRAAQPKETAEERKARLSKWKAGKRKVLKRPPSSGVTQPEPEGQHENPVGSFWTTMVEEDEQRLFTEKVNKTFSECLHLISEGCPKEEILVILNDPIKNIPDAKKLVKYWICLAHIEPLTSPIENIITIYEKAILAGAQPIEEMRHTIADILTMRSEEKVKYGENIEEACATKEYIHEVSIEDRGVNLESGKPEMEKKTRNVVFQDDEKKQDDKTKNSTNDVKTPPRTEIRGSCLIKYNVSTTPYLQSVKKKIQFDNTDSTFKELKFLTPVRRSCRIQEKTSKLPDMLKDHYPCVSLLEQLTELGGETDAFVCRPNSALCLMFSEPGTAEEK encoded by the exons ATGAGCACCCCAGCAGTGCCCCGGGAGCTACAACTGCCCCCGAGTCAGAGGGCCCAGCCCGagttcagag aaagaagacagaaactcAAGGAacatatgttaaaaagaaaaacgttTTTTGCATACAAGGAGGAAAATCACATATCCAGTAGAGACCAGAAAGTGATGACCTCTGAGGGCCAGGTCCATGAAGAGACAAAAgttctgaaatttaaaacaaaaatggctGGTAAAGAAAATGTCAGTAGACCTCccaggaacaaaaataatataacaatggAAAATAACTGTATTCCTTTAAGGCCTTCTAATGAACTAACCAATTCAACTATAGCCATTGATACACCTAATTCTGAGGATAATAATCAAACTGGGCAGTTGGTACCAATTAAAGATGACCCTCCAGGTCAACACATGACATTAAGCCAAGTGTttcatcttaaaaacaacaataaaaagaaacaaacaatgacagaaaaaccaaagcaagaTGCTAACATGTCCAAGAAGCTTGTGCTTGGATCTTACCGTGGCCAAATTGTTCAGTTTAAGATGAATTCATTTGGAAAGCCTCTACAAGTCAGAGATGAGAGTTCTGCAGCAATAAAGAAACTTTCGACTACAGTCCCTAAAGCTACAGAGCCTCTGCGCACAAACAGCAGCAGTGTGACAGTGAAAAGCGATAGAGCCTCTAAAGTGACGACTACCACTAAACTTGTGAGCACTACAATTCAGAACAGACAGCTTCTGCGACCTCCTATTAGAAGTCACCACGACAATGCTCAGGACGCTGTGAGACCAGGCATTGGTAGAAGCTCAGCCAACGTTACGATTCAGAAAGGGCCTCTTGAGAAAG TACAATTAAACACAGTTTCATCTAGTGCCAAAACTGGTTCTCaggatatagaaagaaagaagacactcACAAGAAGTGTGAAGTCTGAAATCGTAGCCAGGCCTGTTTCAATTCCTAACACCAAACTGATAGAAAAGTCGAAAAACGTTGACCCTCGCAGGCATACAATAGCAAAAACAACTATTGTTAGAGCAGCTCAGCCCAAAGAaacagcagaagagagaaaagctcGTCTGAGTAAGTGGAAAGCTGGCAAAAGGAAAGTCCTGAAAAGGCCTCCTAGCTCAGGAGTTACCCAGCCTGAGCCTGAAGGGCAACATGAAAACCCAGTTGGGTCTTTTTGGACTACCATGGTAGAAGAAGATGAACAAAGATTATTTACCGAAAAAGTGAACAAGACATTTTCTGAATGCCTACACCTGATTAGTGAGGGATgcccaaaagaagaaatattggtCATACTGAATGACCCGATTAAAAATATTCCAGATGCCAAAAAGCTTGTTAAATATTGGATATGCCTTGCACATATTGAACCACTCACAAGTCCTATTGAAAACATTATCACAATCTATGAGAAAGCCATTCTGGCAGGCGCTCAGCCTATTGAAGAGATGCGACATACCATTGCAGATATTCTGACAATGAGGAgtgaagaaaaagttaaatacGGAGAAAATATTGAGGAGGCTTGTGCAACCAAGGAATACATCCATGAAGTCAGCATTGAAGATAGAGGGGTTAATCTAGAGTCAGGAAaaccagaaatggaaaagaaaactagaaatgtGGTATTTCAAGATgatgaaaaaaagcaagatgacaaaacaaaaaattcaaccAATGATGTTAAAACCCCCCCCCGTACAGAAATCAGGGGGAGTTGcttaattaaatataatgtgtCTACTACACCATACCTACAAAGTGTAAAAAAGAAGATACAGTTTGACAATACAGATTCTACATTTAAAGAGCTAAAGTTTCTAACACCAGTGAGACGTTCTTGCCGTATTCAAGAGAAGACTTCTAAATTGCCAGATATGTTAAAAGACCATTATCCTTGTGTGTCTTTATTGGAACAATTAACAGAGTTGGGAGGTGAAACTGATGCTTTCGTATGCCGTCCCAATTCAGCACTATGCCTGAtgttctcagagcctggaacagcagaagagaaataa